The following coding sequences are from one Myxococcus guangdongensis window:
- the ahcY gene encoding adenosylhomocysteinase — translation MTAATQNQKQDYAIADLGLAGWGRREIKIAESEMPALMAIREEYARQQPLKGARVTGSLHMTIQTAVLVETLQALGAEVRWASCNIFSTQDHAAAALVAAGTPVFAHKGESLKEYWDFTHRIFDFGPAGSDHEGPNMILDDGGDATLLMHLGKRAEKDASVLANPQSEEERELYASIKAKLAQDATWYSRKAAKIMGVTEETTTGVHRLQEMSAKGTLLFRAINVNDSVTKSKFDNLYGCRESLVDGIKRATDVMVAGKIAVVAGYGDVGKGSAQALRALSAQVWVTEIDPICALQAAMEGYRVVTMDYAADKADIFVTATGNKSVITHDHMAKMKDQAIVCNIGHFDNEIEVASLEKYQWEEIKPQVDHIIFPDGKRIIMLAKGRLVNLGCGTGHPSYVMSSSFANQTIAQIELYSHSDKYQVGKVYVLPKHLDEKVARLQLKKLNAQLTELTPDQASYIGVTVNGPFKQDTYRY, via the coding sequence ATGACCGCCGCCACGCAGAACCAGAAGCAGGACTACGCCATCGCCGACCTCGGCCTGGCCGGATGGGGCCGCCGGGAGATCAAGATCGCCGAGAGCGAGATGCCCGCGCTGATGGCCATCCGCGAGGAGTACGCCAGACAGCAGCCGCTCAAGGGCGCCCGCGTCACCGGCTCGTTGCACATGACCATCCAGACGGCCGTGCTGGTGGAGACGCTCCAGGCGCTGGGTGCCGAGGTGCGTTGGGCGTCGTGCAACATCTTCTCCACGCAGGACCACGCCGCCGCCGCGCTGGTGGCCGCGGGCACGCCGGTGTTCGCGCACAAGGGCGAGTCCCTGAAGGAGTACTGGGACTTCACCCACCGCATCTTCGACTTCGGCCCCGCGGGCAGCGACCACGAGGGTCCGAACATGATCCTGGACGACGGTGGTGACGCGACGCTGCTGATGCACCTGGGCAAGCGCGCGGAGAAGGACGCCAGCGTCCTGGCCAATCCCCAGAGCGAGGAGGAGCGGGAGCTGTACGCGTCCATCAAGGCGAAGCTGGCCCAGGACGCGACGTGGTACTCGCGCAAGGCGGCCAAGATCATGGGCGTCACCGAGGAGACCACCACGGGCGTGCACCGCCTGCAGGAGATGTCCGCCAAGGGCACGCTGCTGTTCCGCGCCATCAACGTCAACGACAGCGTCACCAAGAGCAAGTTCGACAACCTGTACGGCTGCCGCGAGTCGTTGGTGGACGGCATCAAGCGCGCGACGGACGTGATGGTGGCGGGCAAGATCGCCGTCGTGGCGGGCTATGGCGATGTGGGCAAGGGCTCCGCGCAGGCGCTGCGCGCGCTGTCGGCCCAGGTGTGGGTGACGGAGATCGACCCCATCTGCGCGCTGCAGGCGGCGATGGAGGGCTACCGCGTCGTCACCATGGATTACGCGGCGGACAAGGCGGACATCTTCGTCACGGCCACGGGCAACAAGAGCGTCATCACCCACGACCACATGGCGAAGATGAAGGACCAGGCCATCGTGTGCAACATCGGCCACTTCGACAATGAGATCGAGGTCGCCTCCCTGGAGAAGTACCAGTGGGAGGAGATCAAGCCGCAGGTGGACCACATCATCTTCCCGGACGGCAAGCGCATCATCATGCTGGCCAAGGGCCGGTTGGTGAACCTGGGCTGCGGCACGGGCCACCCCAGCTACGTGATGTCCAGCTCGTTCGCGAACCAGACCATCGCGCAGATCGAGCTGTACTCGCACAGCGACAAGTACCAGGTGGGCAAGGTGTACGTGCTGCCCAAGCACCTGGATGAGAAGGTCGCCCGGCTGCAGCTCAAGAAGCTCAACGCGCAGCTCACCGAGCTGACCCCGGACCAGGCCTCGTACATCGGCGTCACGGTGAACGGCCCGTTCAAGCAGGACACCTACCGCTACTAG
- a CDS encoding DMT family transporter, translating to MSSLRRPVDGFALATMLLLCSLWGLQQVAIKLAASDIPPLVQMALRSGLAALLVGLLCLLRGERMDLRDGTWRPGLLSGVLFGAEFLFIGEGLRHTHASHIAVFLYTAPVFTALGLHWRIPSERLRRVQWVGIGVAFAGIMLAFGGGWLQGGITPRMLWGDTLGLLAGLSWSATTVVVRGSSLSEARPTHTLLYQLLGGFALLLPIALFTGQAGHISMTGTAWASLLFQGVIVSFASYLVWFWLLRRYLASGLSVFSFMTPVFGVTAGWLVLKEPVGLFFILGAALVLAGILIVSAPGLLRAASPSTGLRPGRLVP from the coding sequence ATGAGCTCGCTTCGCAGACCCGTCGATGGCTTCGCGCTCGCCACGATGCTCCTGCTGTGCTCCCTCTGGGGCCTGCAACAGGTGGCCATCAAGCTGGCCGCGTCCGACATCCCACCCCTGGTACAGATGGCGCTGCGCTCGGGGCTCGCCGCCCTGCTCGTGGGGCTGCTGTGCCTGCTGCGCGGCGAGCGGATGGACCTGCGAGACGGCACCTGGCGTCCCGGGCTGCTATCGGGCGTGCTCTTCGGCGCCGAGTTCCTCTTCATCGGCGAGGGCCTGCGTCACACGCACGCGTCCCACATCGCCGTCTTCCTCTACACCGCGCCCGTCTTCACCGCGCTGGGCCTGCACTGGCGCATCCCCTCGGAGCGGCTGCGCCGGGTGCAGTGGGTGGGAATCGGGGTCGCCTTCGCGGGCATCATGCTCGCCTTCGGCGGAGGCTGGCTCCAGGGAGGAATCACGCCTCGGATGCTCTGGGGCGACACGCTGGGGCTGCTCGCCGGGCTGTCCTGGAGCGCGACCACGGTGGTGGTGCGCGGCTCGTCGCTCTCCGAGGCGCGCCCCACCCACACCCTGCTCTACCAGCTGCTCGGGGGCTTCGCGCTCCTGCTGCCCATCGCCCTCTTCACCGGCCAGGCAGGTCACATCTCCATGACGGGCACCGCGTGGGCGAGCCTGCTCTTCCAGGGCGTCATCGTGTCCTTCGCCAGCTACCTCGTCTGGTTCTGGCTGTTGCGCCGCTACCTCGCCTCCGGCCTGTCCGTGTTCTCGTTCATGACGCCCGTGTTCGGCGTCACCGCGGGCTGGCTGGTGTTGAAGGAGCCCGTGGGTCTGTTCTTCATCCTGGGCGCCGCGCTGGTGCTCGCGGGCATCCTCATCGTCAGCGCGCCGGGGCTCCTGCGCGCCGCCTCGCCTTCCACGGGCCTCCGGCCGGGCCGGCTCGTTCCGTAA
- a CDS encoding AraC family transcriptional regulator has translation MAEQLQVPFSTKLPHPVYFRTARLRTAASYPRHHHPWGEFVYAFTGVMELELAGSHYLAPPQYGIWLPPDVEHRGMNRSEASHCSLYLTKALCRGLPKTTCALAVSPLVKSLLEHLREHQVAYPRTSAERRLMRVLIDQLSLAPPQGSYLPMSEDPLLGEVLRALVKAPADGRSLAEWAHQVHTTERTLERRCQQHLGLSFSEWRQRLRVVKALAMLEEGCAVEVVALELGYSTASAFIAMFRRMTGTTPDKLRGHGLTAS, from the coding sequence ATGGCCGAGCAGCTCCAGGTTCCTTTCTCCACCAAGCTTCCGCACCCCGTGTACTTCCGCACGGCGCGGCTGCGCACGGCGGCGTCGTACCCGCGGCATCACCATCCCTGGGGTGAGTTCGTCTACGCCTTCACCGGGGTGATGGAGCTGGAGCTGGCGGGCAGCCACTACCTGGCGCCCCCGCAGTATGGAATCTGGCTGCCTCCGGACGTGGAGCACCGGGGGATGAACCGCTCGGAGGCGAGCCACTGCTCGCTGTACCTCACGAAGGCGCTGTGTCGCGGGCTGCCGAAGACGACGTGCGCGCTGGCGGTGAGCCCGTTGGTGAAGTCGCTGTTGGAGCACCTGCGCGAGCACCAGGTGGCGTACCCGCGCACGAGCGCGGAGCGGCGGTTGATGCGGGTGCTCATCGACCAGCTGTCGCTCGCGCCGCCGCAGGGCAGCTACCTGCCCATGTCCGAGGACCCGTTGCTGGGCGAGGTGCTGCGGGCGCTGGTGAAGGCGCCGGCGGACGGGCGCTCACTGGCGGAGTGGGCGCACCAGGTGCACACCACGGAGCGGACGCTGGAGCGTCGGTGCCAGCAGCACCTGGGGTTGTCCTTCAGCGAGTGGCGCCAGCGCCTCCGGGTGGTGAAGGCGCTCGCGATGCTGGAGGAGGGGTGCGCCGTGGAGGTCGTCGCGCTGGAGCTGGGCTACAGCACCGCGTCCGCCTTCATCGCCATGTTCCGCAGGATGACGGGGACCACGCCGGACAAGTTGCGAGGCCACGGGCTCACGGCTTCGTGA
- a CDS encoding patatin-like phospholipase family protein, with product MGSAVPGTPGSVSSDCVTSSPHPSRAATALVLAGLCLLLGAPAKAQPIPLDESGVPATAVSLTVSGGVSLGVYEAGFLYYALASAQGSQQVDLRLLTGASAGSLNSLLAVLAACGPELPPPDQSLFWRTWVPVGFNQLFIPASTSPLGVFSREWLERGAADIEKAWNQGLSTSCDVVLGVSTTRVEPRVLMAANGRMPLPRIEEKFAIRIRGRGPGKPPSATNYTTPGSRRMEPLLVTDEHGEISFQALRDLILASMSFPVAFPPHELSTCMAKESQSPAVCLPRESRAERYIDGGIFDNAPLRLAVGLARDGLHLVDGKLQWRDVPTPGVRQTPRGIAFAFVDPDATEYPVLPPVQARSTSRSLPTELGGIIAALVDTARSKELSLLLEEEPDIARRLVLPRRHFPAASAPLFAFLGFFETEFRTFDFYLGMYDARRMLLDVTRGEDPFARPRNEPTQDPGSWAPFICMRAVYDGAAEAAQVCEGEALSDFRALLQVSLDQLYDACASAGTGNMEASWRNLHCERAMAGEPPPHVPGVAPQKWPHWKKSPKEPELDYSMRLLGAYGFSFRDLGVPRGRGDLAIVRIRQSLGEAVKRLTEVQSGDDRQMVSFAGKLAADTVAFAAPGTVLHVTMGPVQSEVGVSISAFEEQLPTGFRFTAALDFRGLEDVLSSGTEESFALAPVGGLEFRPNTDQSFLAQSRFSLRAGWMFSANDRYSTQACEGRGASRVTACSRAVVQALVGVAILERFRVQLVGEWYPGSRSRATLWSIAPGIGVEIGL from the coding sequence ATGGGTTCAGCCGTTCCCGGCACGCCGGGCAGTGTTTCATCCGACTGCGTCACCTCCTCCCCGCACCCTTCCCGCGCCGCCACGGCGCTCGTCCTCGCCGGGCTGTGCCTGCTCCTCGGCGCGCCCGCGAAGGCCCAGCCGATTCCCCTGGATGAGTCGGGCGTGCCCGCCACCGCCGTCTCGCTCACCGTCAGCGGCGGCGTGTCGCTGGGCGTCTATGAGGCGGGCTTCCTGTACTACGCGCTCGCCTCGGCCCAGGGCAGCCAGCAGGTGGACCTGCGGCTGTTGACGGGGGCCTCGGCCGGGAGCCTGAACTCGCTGCTCGCGGTGCTGGCGGCCTGCGGACCGGAGCTGCCGCCCCCGGACCAATCCCTGTTCTGGCGGACGTGGGTGCCCGTCGGCTTCAACCAGCTCTTCATCCCCGCGTCGACGTCCCCGCTCGGCGTCTTCTCACGGGAGTGGCTGGAGCGCGGCGCCGCCGACATCGAGAAGGCCTGGAACCAGGGGCTGAGCACGTCCTGTGACGTGGTGCTCGGCGTCTCCACCACGCGCGTGGAGCCCCGCGTCCTCATGGCCGCGAACGGCCGCATGCCCCTGCCCCGCATCGAGGAGAAGTTCGCCATCCGCATCCGGGGACGTGGCCCGGGCAAGCCCCCCTCCGCCACCAACTACACCACGCCCGGCAGCCGGCGCATGGAGCCGCTGCTCGTCACCGATGAGCACGGCGAAATCTCCTTCCAGGCGCTGCGCGACCTCATCCTCGCGTCGATGTCCTTCCCCGTGGCCTTCCCGCCGCACGAGCTGTCCACGTGCATGGCCAAGGAGTCCCAGTCCCCCGCCGTGTGTCTGCCCAGGGAGTCCCGGGCCGAGCGCTACATCGACGGAGGCATCTTCGACAACGCGCCCTTGCGCCTCGCGGTGGGGCTCGCCCGCGACGGCCTCCATCTGGTCGACGGCAAGCTGCAGTGGCGCGACGTCCCGACTCCGGGCGTGCGCCAGACCCCCCGAGGCATCGCCTTCGCCTTCGTGGACCCGGACGCCACCGAGTACCCCGTCCTCCCCCCCGTCCAGGCCCGCTCCACCTCGCGCTCCCTGCCCACCGAGCTGGGCGGCATCATCGCAGCGCTCGTCGACACCGCGCGCTCCAAGGAGCTGTCGCTGCTGCTGGAAGAGGAGCCCGACATCGCCCGGCGGCTCGTGCTGCCCCGGCGTCACTTCCCCGCCGCCAGCGCGCCGCTCTTCGCGTTCCTGGGCTTCTTCGAGACGGAGTTCCGCACGTTCGACTTCTACCTGGGCATGTACGACGCCCGGCGGATGCTGCTCGATGTGACCCGGGGCGAGGACCCGTTCGCCAGGCCCCGCAACGAGCCCACCCAGGACCCCGGGAGCTGGGCGCCCTTCATCTGCATGCGCGCGGTGTACGACGGCGCCGCGGAAGCGGCACAGGTCTGCGAGGGCGAGGCCCTGTCCGACTTCCGCGCGCTGCTCCAGGTGTCGCTCGACCAGCTCTACGACGCCTGCGCCAGCGCGGGCACCGGCAACATGGAGGCCTCCTGGCGCAACCTGCACTGCGAGCGCGCCATGGCCGGAGAGCCACCTCCGCACGTCCCCGGTGTCGCGCCCCAGAAGTGGCCCCACTGGAAGAAGAGCCCCAAGGAGCCGGAGCTCGACTACTCGATGCGCCTGTTGGGCGCGTATGGGTTCAGCTTCCGGGATCTGGGCGTGCCACGCGGCCGGGGTGACCTGGCCATCGTCCGCATCCGCCAGTCCCTGGGCGAAGCGGTGAAGCGCCTCACCGAGGTCCAGTCGGGCGATGACCGGCAGATGGTCAGCTTCGCGGGCAAGCTCGCCGCGGACACGGTGGCGTTCGCCGCGCCAGGCACGGTGCTGCACGTCACCATGGGGCCGGTGCAGAGCGAGGTGGGCGTGAGCATCTCCGCGTTCGAGGAGCAGCTGCCCACGGGGTTCCGCTTCACCGCGGCCCTCGACTTTCGCGGGCTCGAGGACGTGCTCTCCTCCGGGACGGAGGAGTCCTTCGCGCTGGCGCCCGTCGGAGGGCTGGAGTTCCGACCGAACACCGACCAGTCCTTCCTCGCGCAGAGCCGCTTCAGCCTGCGCGCCGGTTGGATGTTCAGCGCGAATGACCGCTACAGCACCCAGGCCTGCGAGGGCCGCGGCGCCAGCCGGGTGACGGCGTGCTCCCGCGCCGTCGTGCAGGCCCTGGTGGGCGTGGCCATCCTGGAGCGCTTCCGCGTCCAGCTCGTCGGTGAGTGGTACCCCGGCTCCCGCTCGCGCGCGACGCTGTGGTCCATCGCCCCGGGCATCGGCGTGGAGATAGGACTCTGA
- a CDS encoding peptide-N4-asparagine amidase produces the protein MKPFPGNLVAVFLVVGAALPAWAVEPPPEFGTDWDDPRTAAPTVERPTTPSCTVRIVDEKFDDFTPFTGPFAPPAECPGPWSKVVLRMEGKVQGVQYDRLGHLEVGGVTIFKTSTPEPSRDGISWSVEKDVTAYASLLAKPQPVWMLIGNVVNDTYTGVLDVQVYLTFYPARGGHAPAANLASDVLPLSQPRREGSALVGEVTVPRNTARLVAEVYATGSGGGCEEFWYITAPIVVPYSCPADDGPYREVVIEVDGRVAGVAMPFPHVYTGGWSNPFVWYVLPAPRAFNIRPIQYDLTPFVGLLTNGQPHQLTVRVLGVPEGRPGWDLPTNVLAWRDAGTSRVTGGLLQHQLGTLSNDSTYARVDGWHQVDTQGGHHLRVSGYLRTSRGWELTTVEQDVSNTSMHRWVGDMENPDELVATWRDTSTVTVVGRDVFPSVSRSDKQFVLDGRIGVTPENRLTTTITVRDAEKALGLKGLQTWERRELDDVFTGEAAYNLGVPRAQRNAVGTSTHHYRLEGHPGVCHDRRISTRNGFVTEDVQGCD, from the coding sequence GTGAAGCCATTCCCTGGCAATCTCGTCGCGGTGTTCCTCGTGGTGGGGGCCGCGCTGCCGGCGTGGGCCGTCGAGCCGCCGCCCGAGTTCGGCACGGACTGGGACGACCCGCGCACCGCGGCGCCCACGGTGGAGCGGCCGACGACGCCGTCCTGCACGGTCCGCATCGTCGATGAGAAGTTCGACGACTTCACCCCCTTCACCGGCCCCTTCGCGCCGCCCGCGGAGTGCCCGGGCCCGTGGAGCAAGGTGGTGCTGCGGATGGAGGGCAAGGTGCAGGGCGTCCAGTACGACCGGCTGGGCCACCTGGAGGTCGGCGGCGTGACGATCTTCAAGACGTCCACGCCCGAGCCCTCGCGCGACGGCATCTCCTGGTCGGTGGAGAAGGACGTCACCGCCTACGCGTCGCTGCTCGCGAAGCCCCAGCCGGTGTGGATGTTGATCGGCAACGTGGTCAACGACACGTACACGGGCGTGCTGGACGTGCAGGTGTACCTGACGTTCTACCCAGCCCGGGGAGGCCACGCGCCGGCCGCGAACCTGGCCAGCGACGTGCTCCCGCTCAGCCAGCCGCGCCGCGAGGGCAGCGCGCTCGTCGGCGAGGTGACGGTGCCGCGCAACACCGCGCGCCTCGTCGCCGAGGTCTACGCCACGGGCTCCGGCGGCGGGTGCGAGGAGTTCTGGTACATCACCGCGCCCATCGTCGTGCCCTACTCGTGCCCCGCCGACGACGGCCCCTACCGCGAGGTCGTCATCGAGGTGGATGGCCGGGTGGCCGGCGTCGCCATGCCCTTCCCCCACGTGTACACCGGCGGCTGGTCCAACCCCTTCGTCTGGTACGTGCTCCCCGCGCCCCGCGCCTTCAACATCCGCCCCATCCAGTACGACCTCACCCCGTTCGTGGGCCTGCTGACGAACGGCCAGCCGCACCAGCTCACGGTGCGCGTGCTGGGCGTGCCCGAGGGGCGGCCGGGGTGGGATTTGCCCACCAACGTGCTCGCGTGGCGGGACGCGGGCACCTCCCGCGTCACCGGCGGGCTCCTCCAGCACCAGCTGGGGACGCTGTCGAACGACTCGACGTACGCGCGGGTGGACGGCTGGCACCAGGTGGACACACAGGGCGGCCACCACCTGCGGGTGTCCGGCTACCTGCGCACCTCGCGCGGCTGGGAGCTGACCACGGTGGAGCAGGACGTCTCCAACACCAGCATGCACCGCTGGGTGGGGGACATGGAGAACCCGGACGAGCTGGTCGCCACGTGGCGGGACACGAGCACCGTCACCGTCGTCGGCCGGGACGTGTTCCCCTCGGTGAGCCGCTCCGACAAGCAGTTCGTGCTGGACGGGCGCATCGGCGTGACGCCGGAGAACCGGCTGACCACCACCATCACCGTGCGCGACGCGGAGAAGGCGCTGGGCCTCAAGGGGCTCCAGACGTGGGAGCGCCGTGAGCTCGACGACGTCTTCACGGGCGAGGCCGCGTACAACCTGGGCGTGCCCCGCGCGCAGCGCAACGCGGTGGGGACCTCCACCCACCACTACCGGCTCGAGGGCCACCCCGGGGTGTGCCACGACCGGCGCATCTCCACCCGGAACGGCTTCGTCACCGAGGACGTCCAGGGCTGCGACTGA
- a CDS encoding exonuclease/endonuclease/phosphatase family protein: MLIQCRRCHRKVFVFQFESKTLCKSCQTHVSKPHPLRKKPTYAELKKSPHDARIRKTFKSMKQSRIDQVRLRRTASGSSLSALLDPVRESSPPPSRMMTLDDTASIPAPSVMTLQCMTLFIPFDAGKKFYKDNSKQGTFQGNLVPTGGFNFAPLQNVGGFQPLAAFNTKPYPHHTPFEKKSGFLEEEDVLAHYDAIVLKHIQEATHVLEWKRLHARRPYDLHQQLTKLVPEVIFLSEELKGAPFPDELRPCPELTYRRIGSIRTLMDPNVDPKNEISAYVLRDEMFSSQVLYEARGLIRQGVNHPEKWLCVQKIVPEYRVYFEVAGVHLDAGYTGHTKEEKKHKALEEVAGFAHDNDIDVLLGDLNMDSFELGGGFFPNKFSFQKGSDDNIHATYTVSHSNTNAKNNYMGGIIVNQAQVDTESINLLGEDTRSLSRTLNDNFYSDHPAIMANYVKSFR; this comes from the coding sequence ATGTTGATTCAATGCCGCAGGTGTCACCGCAAGGTCTTCGTCTTCCAGTTCGAGAGCAAGACGCTCTGCAAGAGCTGTCAGACGCACGTCTCCAAGCCCCACCCCCTCCGCAAGAAGCCCACGTACGCGGAGCTGAAGAAGTCGCCCCACGACGCGCGCATCCGGAAGACCTTCAAGTCGATGAAGCAGTCCCGCATCGACCAGGTCCGGCTTCGTCGGACGGCGTCGGGCAGCTCACTGAGCGCCCTGCTGGACCCGGTGCGCGAGTCCTCGCCGCCCCCGTCGCGGATGATGACCTTGGATGACACGGCGAGCATCCCCGCGCCCAGCGTGATGACGCTGCAGTGCATGACGCTGTTCATCCCCTTCGACGCGGGCAAGAAGTTCTACAAGGACAACTCGAAGCAGGGCACCTTCCAGGGGAACCTCGTCCCCACGGGCGGCTTCAACTTCGCGCCGCTGCAGAACGTGGGCGGCTTCCAGCCGCTCGCCGCGTTCAACACCAAGCCGTACCCGCACCACACGCCCTTCGAGAAGAAGTCGGGGTTCCTGGAGGAGGAGGACGTGCTCGCCCACTACGACGCCATCGTCCTCAAGCACATCCAGGAGGCCACCCACGTGCTGGAGTGGAAGCGGCTCCACGCCAGGCGGCCCTACGATTTGCACCAGCAGCTCACGAAGCTGGTGCCCGAGGTCATCTTCCTGTCGGAGGAGCTCAAGGGCGCGCCCTTCCCGGACGAGCTGCGCCCGTGCCCGGAGCTGACCTACCGGCGGATTGGCAGCATCCGCACGCTGATGGACCCGAACGTGGACCCCAAGAACGAAATCTCCGCGTACGTCCTGCGCGACGAGATGTTCTCCTCACAAGTCCTGTACGAGGCCCGAGGCCTCATCCGCCAGGGCGTCAACCACCCCGAGAAGTGGCTCTGCGTGCAGAAGATCGTCCCCGAGTACCGCGTGTACTTCGAGGTCGCGGGCGTGCACCTGGACGCGGGCTACACCGGCCACACGAAGGAGGAGAAGAAGCACAAGGCGCTGGAGGAGGTGGCCGGGTTCGCCCACGACAACGACATCGACGTGCTGCTGGGCGACCTGAACATGGACTCGTTCGAGCTGGGCGGAGGCTTCTTCCCGAACAAGTTCTCCTTCCAGAAGGGCTCCGACGACAACATCCACGCCACGTATACCGTCTCCCATTCCAACACCAACGCGAAGAACAACTACATGGGAGGCATCATCGTCAACCAGGCGCAGGTGGACACCGAGTCCATCAACCTCCTGGGGGAGGACACCCGCTCCTTGTCGCGGACACTGAACGACAACTTCTACTCGGACCACCCCGCCATCATGGCGAACTACGTGAAGTCCTTCCGCTGA
- a CDS encoding MazG nucleotide pyrophosphohydrolase domain-containing protein, producing the protein MIELPPGASMKDYQRYIHELEAMHGWLKLDLVHNCFLMGEEVGEVFKAVRRHEKLYDEGKGTPTEAARAQVGEELVDVFNYLVAIANRVGVDLEEAFRQKNERNQQRTWT; encoded by the coding sequence ATGATCGAACTCCCCCCCGGCGCCTCGATGAAGGACTACCAGCGCTACATCCACGAGCTGGAAGCGATGCATGGCTGGCTGAAGCTGGACCTGGTCCACAACTGCTTCCTCATGGGCGAGGAGGTCGGCGAGGTGTTCAAGGCCGTCCGCCGCCACGAGAAGCTCTACGACGAGGGCAAGGGCACGCCGACCGAGGCGGCGCGCGCCCAGGTCGGCGAGGAGCTGGTCGATGTCTTCAACTACCTCGTCGCCATCGCCAACCGCGTGGGCGTGGACCTGGAGGAGGCCTTCCGCCAGAAGAACGAGCGCAACCAGCAACGCACCTGGACCTGA
- a CDS encoding M57 family metalloprotease gives MTPLAVTTMALLLGACGPEATVPQEDTLTDTGAATTAAFEAWRAKNVVATEEGHFLVEGDMRMLDLVEVRRYWESFTSNPNALSVFRVGGADAAWSRADREAITYCIRPTDFGADYDRVVEFMHRAASGWEGAANVKFVHLKALDSATCNRSNNLVKYNVERNFTFTGLSAGMGFPTYSRPTRFLELGPTSTWTDAELIAVLTHEFGHALGFVHEHDTASGCGMVMTGSYRPLTCYDGRGAMHYPSMPGWLDPSRTLNFISQRDVEGSQALYEAPTNVLSTSSGTVYARKRSTGDLYRRDALVWTLVGGPGQAFVAVGNTLYGQTPGGGYPVQFLGSSWVGIGGNAGQIFACAGALCATDKVTGNVARYNAATATWTTIGGPGSRFAATTTQVFGLGPWQDDYTALYSGAGSSWSVVGGGASELVGGGTKMYRLTNDKGLIQRHDGGSTWTSIGYSGRSYVAVGNDVYGLRPDGSFIMKYAVTVWNSIHGSASRIFSSNGYLLAQNLDDTIERYDPVSNTWTNLGKP, from the coding sequence ATGACTCCGCTCGCCGTGACGACGATGGCGCTGTTGCTGGGGGCCTGCGGGCCCGAGGCCACCGTGCCCCAGGAGGACACGCTCACCGACACGGGGGCGGCGACGACGGCGGCCTTCGAGGCGTGGCGCGCGAAGAACGTCGTCGCGACCGAGGAGGGCCACTTCCTGGTGGAGGGGGACATGCGGATGCTGGACCTGGTGGAGGTCCGCCGCTACTGGGAGAGCTTCACGAGCAACCCCAACGCGCTGTCTGTCTTCCGGGTGGGCGGGGCGGACGCGGCCTGGAGCCGCGCGGACCGCGAGGCCATCACCTATTGCATCCGTCCCACGGACTTCGGCGCGGACTACGACCGCGTGGTGGAGTTCATGCACCGCGCCGCCTCCGGCTGGGAGGGGGCGGCCAACGTGAAGTTCGTGCACCTGAAGGCGCTGGACTCGGCCACCTGCAATCGCAGCAACAACCTGGTGAAGTACAACGTCGAGCGCAACTTCACCTTCACGGGCCTGTCGGCGGGCATGGGGTTCCCCACGTATTCGCGGCCCACGCGCTTCCTGGAGCTGGGCCCCACGTCGACGTGGACGGATGCGGAGCTCATCGCCGTGCTGACGCACGAGTTCGGCCACGCGCTGGGCTTCGTGCACGAGCACGACACGGCCTCCGGCTGCGGCATGGTGATGACGGGCAGCTACCGGCCGCTGACGTGCTACGACGGCCGGGGTGCCATGCACTACCCGTCGATGCCGGGCTGGTTGGACCCGTCGCGCACGCTGAACTTCATCTCGCAGCGGGACGTGGAGGGCTCGCAGGCACTCTACGAGGCGCCGACCAACGTGCTGAGCACGTCCAGCGGCACGGTGTACGCGCGCAAGCGCTCGACGGGCGACCTCTACCGGCGCGACGCGCTCGTGTGGACGTTGGTGGGCGGCCCTGGGCAGGCGTTCGTCGCGGTGGGCAACACGCTCTATGGCCAGACGCCGGGCGGCGGCTATCCCGTGCAGTTCCTGGGCTCGAGCTGGGTGGGCATCGGCGGAAACGCGGGGCAGATCTTCGCGTGTGCGGGGGCACTGTGCGCCACGGACAAGGTGACTGGCAACGTGGCCCGGTACAACGCGGCGACGGCGACGTGGACGACCATCGGCGGGCCCGGCTCGCGCTTCGCGGCCACGACGACGCAGGTGTTCGGCCTGGGGCCGTGGCAGGACGACTACACGGCGCTCTACAGCGGCGCGGGCAGCTCGTGGAGCGTGGTGGGCGGCGGCGCCAGCGAGCTGGTGGGCGGCGGGACGAAGATGTACCGGCTCACCAACGACAAGGGCCTCATCCAGCGCCACGACGGAGGCTCGACGTGGACGAGCATCGGCTACTCGGGGCGCAGCTACGTGGCCGTGGGCAATGACGTGTACGGCCTGCGTCCGGATGGCTCCTTCATCATGAAGTACGCCGTCACGGTGTGGAACTCCATCCATGGCTCGGCGAGCAGGATCTTCAGCTCGAACGGCTACCTGCTCGCGCAGAACCTGGACGACACCATCGAGCGGTACGACCCGGTGTCGAACACCTGGACGAACCTGGGCAAGCCCTGA